The genomic window GCACGCATCCGGACTGTTCCCTCGCTTGCAGTTGTCCTTGGCTCCGGACTTGGTCCCTTTGCGGACAAGCTCTCCGGCGCCGAAGTGTTTCCTTATGGTGAAATCCCCCACTTCCCTCAATCTACCGTTCCCGGACACTCCGGCCGCATGGTTGTCGGCGAAATCCACGGCGTCCCTTTGGCTGTGATGCAGGGGCGCGTCCATGGATACGAGGGCTATTCCCCGCAGGAAGTGGCCTTCCCCATCCGGGTCCTGGGCCTTTTGGGAGTCAAGGCCCTTGTGGTTACGAATGCAGCCGGCGGTATCCGCATGGACCTGAAACAGGGAGACCTGGTGCTGATCTCGGACCACATCAATTTCACACAGCGCAATCCCGTTGCAGGCAGGCACGAAGAGGCCTTCGGCCCTCGTTTCTTTGACCTGACGGAGGCCTATTCCCGGCGCCTGCGTTCCCTGGCTGCACGGACCGCGCAGGATCTCGGTATCTCCTTGCCAGAAGGCGTGTATCTGTGTGTCACCGGTCCCAGTTTTGAAACTCCCGCTGAGATCCGGGCCTTCCGCGCCCTGGGGGCAGATCTGGTCGGCATGTCTACAGTGCAGGAGGTCATCGCAGCGCGTCAGATGTCCATCGAAGTGCTGGGTATTTCCTG from Pseudacidobacterium ailaaui includes these protein-coding regions:
- a CDS encoding purine-nucleoside phosphorylase, producing MTSEFEKVSAAADFVRARIRTVPSLAVVLGSGLGPFADKLSGAEVFPYGEIPHFPQSTVPGHSGRMVVGEIHGVPLAVMQGRVHGYEGYSPQEVAFPIRVLGLLGVKALVVTNAAGGIRMDLKQGDLVLISDHINFTQRNPVAGRHEEAFGPRFFDLTEAYSRRLRSLAARTAQDLGISLPEGVYLCVTGPSFETPAEIRAFRALGADLVGMSTVQEVIAARQMSIEVLGISCVTNMAAGIQSEPLSHEEVIETGQRVAQRFTSFLTALLPVLHQESVKA